A stretch of the Candidatus Saccharimonadales bacterium genome encodes the following:
- a CDS encoding DUF305 domain-containing protein — protein sequence MQTKPLLYGLIGFFIGGLLVSVAATTFDRPPEQQNTSALHGSMSASNLTTKSRDDFDAAFMSEMITHHEGAVEMAKMSAANAKHDEIKQLSKEIISAQQKEIRQLKQWQKDWGYSAGSAKHNNASH from the coding sequence ATGCAAACCAAACCATTATTATACGGTCTTATCGGGTTCTTTATAGGCGGATTGCTGGTGTCTGTTGCGGCCACGACATTTGACAGGCCACCTGAGCAACAAAACACTAGCGCGCTCCACGGCTCGATGTCGGCGAGTAATCTGACGACAAAAAGCAGAGACGACTTTGACGCGGCCTTTATGTCTGAAATGATCACGCACCACGAAGGCGCGGTTGAAATGGCAAAAATGTCCGCAGCAAACGCAAAACATGATGAGATCAAGCAATTATCTAAGGAAATAATCTCAGCGCAACAAAAAGAAATTCGCCAGCTGAAACAGTGGCAAAAGGATTGGGGTTACTCAGCTGGTTCGGCAAAGCATAATAATGCTAGTCATTAA
- a CDS encoding metal-sensitive transcriptional regulator has product MQKYGYADNKPDLLKRLKRIEGQVRGVSKMVQADKYCIDILTQVSAVKAAMDQVGLELLRDHARHCLNNDTVEGRGEGDKADELVNAMSRML; this is encoded by the coding sequence ATGCAAAAGTATGGCTATGCAGATAATAAACCTGACTTGCTCAAACGGCTCAAACGTATCGAAGGACAAGTACGGGGCGTGTCTAAAATGGTGCAGGCAGACAAATATTGTATCGATATTTTGACGCAGGTAAGTGCAGTTAAGGCGGCAATGGACCAAGTCGGACTGGAATTGTTACGAGACCACGCAAGGCATTGTCTAAATAATGATACAGTCGAAGGACGTGGTGAGGGCGACAAAGCCGATGAGTTGGTTAATGCGATGAGTCGAATGTTATAA
- a CDS encoding DUF4396 domain-containing protein produces MQLQKGKIVQRDATHQHTTKHDHHVVNNDGVHAMAVSATLHCLTGCAIGEVLGLVIGTAYGLSTGLTILLAVALAFVFGFALSAWPLVKAGIGFTAAISLVAAADTLSIATMELVDNLVMVAIPGALHAGLVSPLFWISMPLALTAAFFAALPVNKYLLKRNKGHAITMNALGGHEHHQDNN; encoded by the coding sequence ATGCAATTACAGAAAGGCAAGATAGTGCAAAGAGATGCAACACACCAGCACACGACAAAGCATGATCATCATGTTGTAAACAATGATGGCGTACATGCTATGGCAGTCAGCGCCACGCTCCATTGCCTTACTGGCTGCGCAATAGGTGAAGTGCTAGGTTTGGTCATCGGTACGGCGTATGGCCTGAGTACCGGTTTAACGATCCTTCTGGCGGTTGCTCTGGCTTTTGTGTTTGGCTTTGCGCTTTCTGCTTGGCCACTAGTAAAAGCTGGTATTGGATTTACGGCAGCAATATCACTGGTAGCGGCCGCGGATACGCTATCAATAGCTACGATGGAGCTTGTTGATAATCTGGTAATGGTAGCAATACCCGGGGCTTTACATGCTGGGTTGGTAAGTCCACTGTTTTGGATTAGTATGCCGCTCGCACTGACTGCTGCATTTTTTGCAGCCTTACCGGTAAACAAATATTTGCTGAAGCGGAACAAAGGCCACGCTATAACGATGAATGCGCTGGGTGGACACGAGCATCATCAGGACAACAATTGA
- a CDS encoding YdeI/OmpD-associated family protein, with the protein MKAEYLEVEFENAQLWKAWLDAHYADTDGVWLRMYKKASSIMSVTYADALDEALCYGWIDGQMKKKDDVSYIQKFTPRRKNSMWSKRNIEYVARLEAAGRMTPAGLSEVFRAKEDGRWDQAYDKPSEMVAPDYFLDALKKNPQALEFYGTLNKTNTYAIAWRLQTAKTEQTRNRRTERLLEMLAQGKKLH; encoded by the coding sequence ATGAAAGCAGAATACCTAGAAGTAGAATTTGAAAATGCCCAGCTATGGAAAGCCTGGCTGGACGCACATTACGCAGATACGGACGGTGTCTGGTTGCGTATGTATAAGAAAGCTTCTAGTATTATGTCGGTCACATATGCGGATGCCCTGGATGAGGCATTGTGCTACGGATGGATAGATGGGCAGATGAAGAAAAAAGACGATGTGTCTTATATCCAAAAATTCACGCCGAGACGTAAAAACAGTATGTGGTCCAAGCGCAACATAGAGTATGTCGCGAGACTGGAAGCTGCAGGACGAATGACGCCCGCTGGATTATCTGAAGTTTTTAGGGCAAAAGAAGACGGCAGGTGGGATCAGGCATACGATAAGCCCAGTGAAATGGTAGCTCCTGACTATTTTCTGGATGCTCTAAAGAAGAATCCTCAAGCGCTGGAATTCTACGGCACACTGAATAAAACAAATACTTACGCTATCGCTTGGAGATTGCAGACTGCGAAGACGGAGCAGACGAGGAATCGTAGAACGGAGAGACTGCTAGAGATGCTTGCGCAAGGCAAGAAACTGCATTGA
- a CDS encoding DUF1428 domain-containing protein — translation MAKYVDGFVLVVPKGKEAEYEEMAKQGRDSWMKHGALQYFECRGEDLKQQEMGDEKSRAFQEVTGASDEENVWFSFIVFESKEHRDEVNKKVIAEMEDSYSDQIDFEMPADMKKMAYGGFEVAVEG, via the coding sequence ATGGCTAAATACGTTGATGGATTTGTTCTGGTAGTACCGAAAGGCAAAGAAGCAGAGTATGAGGAAATGGCGAAACAAGGACGCGATTCCTGGATGAAGCATGGTGCCCTTCAATATTTTGAGTGTAGGGGTGAAGATCTCAAGCAGCAAGAAATGGGAGACGAAAAATCACGAGCTTTTCAAGAAGTGACTGGCGCAAGCGATGAGGAAAACGTTTGGTTTTCGTTCATTGTGTTTGAATCAAAAGAGCACCGCGATGAAGTAAACAAAAAAGTTATTGCTGAGATGGAGGACTCATATAGCGATCAGATTGATTTCGAAATGCCTGCTGACATGAAAAAGATGGCATACGGTGGGTTTGAGGTAGCGGTTGAAGGATAG
- the map gene encoding type I methionyl aminopeptidase: MIGPHKTAAEIQAMRDGGRILATILLDLRDKVVPGVSEKVLDDWTAKEITRYGAIATYRTNEVNFPGSICISVNNQVVHSIPTNYILQQGDLVSFDLVLTYKGMKTDSAFTMTVGDEPTDIQEHLLRATQRSLYAGINAINGPTRIGDIGAAIEKELNRAKLGIVRDLVGHGIGHNMHQEPENIPNYGHQGTGIMLTPGTTIAIEPMTTLGSEKVILEDDGWTVSTEDGSLSAHFEHTVMVTENGVEILTVL; the protein is encoded by the coding sequence ATGATAGGTCCACACAAGACGGCGGCAGAAATACAGGCAATGCGTGATGGCGGTAGAATTCTAGCCACTATATTACTAGATTTGCGCGATAAAGTCGTACCAGGTGTTAGTGAGAAAGTACTGGATGACTGGACGGCAAAAGAGATTACGCGTTACGGTGCTATTGCGACGTATAGAACTAATGAGGTGAATTTTCCGGGATCCATTTGTATTTCTGTTAATAATCAAGTGGTACATAGCATACCTACAAATTACATACTGCAACAAGGTGACCTAGTCAGTTTTGATTTGGTATTGACCTATAAAGGCATGAAGACGGATAGCGCATTTACAATGACGGTAGGAGACGAGCCGACAGACATTCAAGAACACTTATTACGTGCAACTCAACGTAGTCTGTATGCTGGCATTAACGCAATAAATGGTCCTACACGTATTGGTGACATAGGGGCAGCCATAGAGAAGGAATTGAATAGGGCAAAATTAGGTATTGTTCGTGATCTGGTTGGACACGGTATAGGGCATAATATGCATCAGGAGCCTGAGAATATACCGAATTATGGTCATCAAGGTACGGGCATAATGCTGACGCCAGGAACAACGATAGCTATTGAGCCGATGACTACATTAGGAAGTGAAAAAGTTATCCTCGAAGATGATGGTTGGACAGTTTCAACTGAAGACGGCAGTTTATCAGCGCATTTTGAACATACCGTTATGGTAACTGAAAATGGCGTAGAAATTCTGACCGTTCTTTAA
- a CDS encoding Hsp20/alpha crystallin family protein: MFDLTRRPSSNLGLSTFEEMDKLFDNFFRSAGLPTKAFNLPSVDIYSEDDKHMVVEMPAPGFDVNDIDINIREGVLEIKGQITEKDEQKKDGRNYIVRESNASFARRVVLPEGADADNIEAELDKGLLKIKVPVHRPEAKQVKVQAGKSSGAKKIAA; this comes from the coding sequence ATGTTTGATCTAACTCGTCGGCCAAGCAGCAATTTAGGATTATCCACTTTTGAAGAGATGGATAAGCTGTTTGATAACTTTTTCCGATCAGCTGGTCTGCCAACAAAAGCTTTCAACTTGCCATCAGTAGATATCTACAGCGAGGATGATAAGCACATGGTTGTCGAGATGCCTGCTCCAGGATTTGATGTCAATGACATCGATATTAATATCCGAGAAGGTGTACTTGAAATCAAAGGTCAGATTACTGAAAAAGACGAGCAGAAAAAAGACGGACGCAACTATATTGTTCGTGAAAGCAATGCAAGTTTTGCACGTCGAGTAGTTCTGCCTGAAGGTGCGGATGCAGATAATATTGAAGCTGAGCTTGATAAAGGTCTGCTGAAAATCAAAGTGCCTGTTCACCGCCCAGAAGCAAAACAGGTAAAGGTTCAGGCCGGTAAAAGCTCCGGTGCTAAAAAGATTGCAGCTTAG